One segment of Methylocella silvestris BL2 DNA contains the following:
- a CDS encoding RNA polymerase sigma factor, which translates to MRHFFEMGALQGRRDVDAQAYAMLIEANRDQLRARAQAAPGSIMGQATGAAPGPNTSSFTPPQSGARAAAVFATELHASEKAANAHSSTDAVGAALGALKLEEREALLLVALEGFSYVEAARILKISRPLLIARLSRARDRLPRDISDRPPARRTKPQAPYLRLVK; encoded by the coding sequence TTGCGGCATTTTTTTGAGATGGGCGCGCTGCAGGGGCGACGCGATGTCGACGCGCAAGCCTATGCCATGCTGATTGAGGCGAACCGCGATCAGCTTCGCGCCCGGGCGCAGGCGGCGCCGGGTTCGATCATGGGACAGGCGACGGGCGCCGCGCCGGGACCGAACACGTCCAGCTTCACGCCGCCGCAATCCGGCGCGCGCGCGGCCGCCGTCTTCGCCACGGAGCTTCATGCCTCCGAGAAAGCCGCAAACGCGCATTCGTCCACGGACGCGGTTGGAGCGGCGCTAGGCGCCTTGAAGCTCGAAGAGCGCGAAGCGCTTCTTCTCGTGGCGCTCGAGGGATTTTCCTATGTCGAAGCCGCAAGGATTCTCAAAATCTCGCGGCCTCTTCTGATTGCGCGGCTGTCGCGCGCGCGTGACAGATTACCGCGCGATATTTCGGATCGGCCTCCGGCGCGCCGGACGAAGCCGCAGGCGCCCTATTTGCGCCTCGTCAAATAA
- the fabI gene encoding enoyl-ACP reductase FabI, with product MTQPEAMTDDLIRSGPLAGKRGLILGLANNRSIAWGIAKAARDAGAELAFTFQGESLGKRVRPLAAELGGVVVGHCDVTDAASLDAVFGEIERSWGKLDFVVHCVAFSDKDELTGRYVNTTAENFSNTLLVSCYSFTAIAQRAERLMPDGGSLLTLTYYGAEKWMPHYNVMGVAKAALEASVRYLAADLGEKNIRVNAISAGPIKTLAASGIGDFRYILKWNEYNAPLRRSVSIEEVGESAVFLLSSMARGVTGEILHVDAGYHIVGMKNPAAPDIGALGKE from the coding sequence ATGACGCAACCGGAAGCTATGACAGATGATCTGATCCGGTCCGGCCCGCTTGCGGGCAAGCGCGGCCTCATTCTTGGCCTCGCCAATAATCGGTCGATCGCCTGGGGGATCGCCAAGGCGGCGCGCGACGCCGGGGCGGAACTCGCTTTCACCTTTCAGGGCGAGTCGCTCGGCAAGAGGGTGCGCCCGCTCGCGGCCGAACTTGGCGGCGTGGTCGTCGGCCATTGCGACGTGACCGACGCCGCAAGTCTTGACGCCGTCTTCGGCGAGATCGAGCGCAGCTGGGGCAAGCTCGACTTTGTCGTTCATTGCGTCGCCTTCTCCGATAAGGACGAGCTGACCGGGCGCTATGTCAACACGACGGCGGAAAATTTCAGCAATACGCTGCTGGTCTCCTGCTATTCCTTCACCGCTATCGCGCAGCGGGCCGAACGGCTGATGCCGGATGGCGGGTCGCTGTTGACCCTGACCTATTACGGCGCCGAAAAATGGATGCCGCATTATAATGTGATGGGCGTCGCCAAGGCCGCGCTTGAAGCCAGCGTGCGCTATCTTGCGGCCGACCTCGGCGAGAAGAATATCCGCGTCAACGCCATTTCGGCAGGTCCCATCAAGACGCTTGCAGCCTCGGGGATTGGCGATTTCCGCTATATTTTGAAGTGGAACGAATATAACGCGCCGCTGCGCCGCTCCGTCTCTATCGAGGAAGTGGGCGAAAGCGCCGTCTTCCTGCTCTCGTCCATGGCGCGCGGGGTGACGGGCGAAATTCTCCATGTCGACGCCGGCTATCATATTGTCGGAATGAAGAATCCTGCCGCGCCCGACATCGGCGCGCTGGGCAAGGAGTAA
- a CDS encoding anti-sigma factor family protein, protein MSGAPPAINDEDLMAFVDGELSAEQRRAVESYIASSPAAAERVEIWRQQGKALRAAFARVEAEPPAPVLVPYRKRTLPRLIRSCGSSPSGTPASAARSALADDGNEPIRRDESARRAARRRKLALVAAFAAGAGAALALVYFSDHLPGRQAGSIWRGPPATAADDAMAQRARDALSGFNGKTARSGSASAAAGSALIVPNLSDAGYALIGARAGQGASGDPGEEPFCLFYAKGSAQPVALCIAGKDDGAAGGAAQMSLSSEAGAAGAVASWRQAGGARYALAGSLPEGALRDLAGRVSKEVAAFDAR, encoded by the coding sequence ATGAGCGGCGCTCCGCCCGCGATCAACGACGAAGATTTGATGGCCTTTGTCGACGGCGAGCTCAGCGCCGAGCAGCGCCGCGCTGTCGAGAGCTACATCGCATCTTCCCCCGCCGCCGCGGAGCGGGTGGAAATCTGGCGCCAGCAAGGAAAAGCGCTGCGCGCCGCCTTCGCGCGGGTCGAAGCCGAGCCGCCCGCTCCAGTCCTCGTGCCCTACCGAAAACGCACGCTTCCCCGCCTGATTCGGTCCTGCGGCTCCTCGCCGTCGGGGACGCCGGCCAGCGCGGCAAGGAGCGCTCTTGCCGATGACGGGAACGAACCGATCCGGCGCGATGAGTCCGCGCGCCGCGCCGCCCGCAGGAGAAAGCTCGCACTTGTCGCGGCCTTCGCCGCGGGCGCCGGCGCCGCTCTCGCCCTGGTTTATTTCAGCGACCATCTCCCTGGCCGGCAGGCGGGTTCGATCTGGCGCGGACCGCCCGCGACAGCGGCCGACGACGCTATGGCGCAACGCGCGCGCGACGCCCTGTCCGGCTTCAATGGCAAAACTGCGAGAAGCGGCTCCGCTTCCGCGGCCGCGGGCAGCGCCCTGATTGTCCCCAATCTGTCGGACGCCGGCTATGCGCTCATCGGCGCGCGCGCGGGGCAGGGCGCAAGCGGCGATCCAGGCGAAGAGCCGTTCTGCCTGTTCTACGCAAAAGGAAGCGCGCAGCCGGTGGCGCTCTGCATCGCCGGCAAGGACGACGGCGCGGCAGGCGGCGCGGCGCAGATGAGCCTTTCGAGCGAAGCTGGAGCGGCCGGCGCGGTCGCGAGCTGGCGGCAGGCGGGAGGAGCCCGTTACGCTTTGGCTGGATCGCTGCCGGAGGGCGCCCTGCGCGATCTCGCGGGCCGGGTCAGCAAGGAGGTTGCGGCGTTCGACGCGCGTTAG